The genomic window CCGGAGTCCGACGAGTCGGTTTGACGCGTCGAAGTACAGTTCTGCATATTCAGCCGAGCCGAGAAGCCAAGACGCAGTATAAGTGCAGCGGTACACACATTTCACGGCGGGGTCAGTCAACTTCGTCCCCACCGTTGGCATCGTCACAGGGTCTGCGCTTAGCTGGAGGAACCGAGAAGGCACAACACGCTCGGTGTCTTCGCGGGACATTCCCGGCTGGAGTTGCTTCAAGGAGCGCGACAGGGTGTTCCGGCAACCGTGAAGAACAATGCCAACTGCCAAGACAACGGCAAACAGAACAAGATAGCGAACGATTCTTGGCATGCCCTATTTCTTCGCCTTCTTCTTGCATTCGGATGGAATGAAACGGTTGTAGCAGTCCTTGCCGTCAGTCCCGAAGCCCTCTTGGATTGCCTTCATGTCTTTGAAGGTGTCATCCACGTAGGACCCCCAGTCATCGAACTTTCCGCACTCGCCACGGCAAAACTCAATCGTCTCATGGATAGCGTTGAGATTGTCCATCGTGTCTTTATCAACGCCCGCAGCCTTCATCTCGCAGCCGGTGATACGATGCGCAACAGTCCAATTTGCTTGAGCCCCATCCTTGCATCCATCGAAGGAATCAAGACCAACGATCTTCCCCTTCACGCAGCATTCATATTGGTCGATCATCTTGAGGAATTCGCCACGGACTTGCAGACCTGCTTTCACTCCTTTGATGAAGTTCAAGCATTTCG from Candidatus Eisenbacteria bacterium includes these protein-coding regions:
- a CDS encoding RHS repeat-associated core domain-containing protein, giving the protein YYGYRYYSPELGRWLSRDPMGRRIKPNLYAGLLNDPIRCVDADGRDESYWPPGNNAPPGGVISPDPNPPSPSPPSDGPSCPAKCLNFIKGVKAGLQVRGEFLKMIDQYECCVKGKIVGLDSFDGCKDGAQANWTVAHRITGCEMKAAGVDKDTMDNLNAIHETIEFCRGECGKFDDWGSYVDDTFKDMKAIQEGFGTDGKDCYNRFIPSECKKKAKK